A section of the Verrucomicrobium sp. GAS474 genome encodes:
- a CDS encoding Gfo/Idh/MocA family oxidoreductase codes for MKNVRFGIIGLGNMGGVHARAILEGKIPGAVLGAVCDMNPAALAAFPGILSFSESDAMIASGAVDAVLIGTPHFSHTPIGIAALKAGLHVLVEKPISVHKADCEKLIAAYKASKLKHRKQVFAAMFNQRTDPFYLKLRELIRSGELGSVRRIQWTVTNWFRSQAYYNSGGWRATWAGEGGGVLLNQCPHNLDLWQWLFGMPEKVRAFAALGRYHDIEVEDDVTAYLSYRDGATGVFITSTGEAPGTNRLEVAAERGRVVIENGRFSYTRNEVPMSEFSRTTPHGFERPPVWEATIPISGNGEQHNGILKNFVESILDGKTLIAPAVEGIHSVELANAMLLSSSEEATVALPLSGARYAALLEKRIAASKKSAKAKPKPKLAKTAGDFSKSFNS; via the coding sequence ATGAAGAACGTCCGTTTCGGTATCATCGGCTTGGGCAACATGGGAGGCGTCCACGCGCGGGCGATCCTGGAGGGGAAAATCCCCGGCGCAGTCCTCGGCGCGGTCTGCGATATGAATCCGGCAGCCCTCGCCGCCTTTCCCGGTATCCTCTCCTTCTCCGAGAGCGATGCGATGATCGCCTCCGGCGCGGTCGATGCCGTCCTGATCGGCACGCCTCATTTCTCCCATACGCCGATCGGGATCGCCGCGCTGAAGGCGGGCCTCCACGTGCTGGTGGAAAAGCCGATCTCGGTCCACAAGGCCGATTGCGAGAAGCTGATCGCCGCCTACAAGGCGAGCAAGCTCAAGCACCGGAAGCAGGTCTTCGCGGCGATGTTCAACCAACGGACCGACCCCTTTTACCTCAAGCTCCGCGAGCTGATCCGAAGCGGCGAGCTCGGTTCCGTCCGCCGCATCCAGTGGACGGTGACGAACTGGTTCCGCTCCCAGGCCTACTACAACTCGGGCGGATGGCGCGCCACCTGGGCGGGCGAGGGCGGCGGCGTCCTGCTGAACCAGTGCCCGCACAATCTCGACCTCTGGCAGTGGCTCTTCGGGATGCCGGAGAAGGTCCGCGCCTTCGCGGCGCTGGGCCGCTACCATGACATCGAGGTCGAGGACGACGTCACCGCCTACCTCTCCTACCGCGACGGCGCGACGGGCGTCTTCATCACCTCGACGGGCGAGGCCCCGGGAACGAACCGCCTCGAGGTCGCCGCCGAGCGGGGCCGCGTGGTCATCGAGAACGGCCGCTTCAGCTACACGCGGAACGAGGTGCCGATGTCGGAGTTCTCCCGCACCACGCCGCACGGCTTCGAGCGCCCCCCGGTGTGGGAGGCGACGATCCCGATCAGCGGGAACGGGGAGCAGCACAACGGCATCCTGAAGAACTTCGTCGAGTCGATCCTCGACGGGAAGACCCTCATCGCCCCCGCCGTCGAGGGCATCCACTCGGTCGAGCTGGCCAACGCCATGCTCCTCTCCTCCTCCGAGGAGGCGACCGTGGCGCTGCCGCTCAGCGGAGCCCGCTATGCGGCGCTGCTCGAAAAACGGATCGCCGCATCGAAGAAAAGCGCGAAGGCGAAGCCGAAGCCCAAGCTAGCCAAGACGGCGGGGGACTTTTCCAAGTCGTTCAATTCCTGA
- a CDS encoding Gfo/Idh/MocA family oxidoreductase, producing MPQSEGMNYAPKGKPAPVVKEGEFVFAAVGLDHGHIYGQCNGLTEAGATLRAVYDPDPAKVAAFVAKFPQAKPAPSLEAILDDPGIQLVAAAAVPCDRGPLGVRVMKAGKDYFTDKTPFTSLDQLDLARATAARTGKKYMVYYSERLHVECAVAAGDLIADGAIGRVVQVAGFGPHRLGDPASRPGWFFEKAKYGGILCDIGSHQIEQYLFYSGAQDATVTEAAVANYGNPGTPELEDYGHANLVGDNGTTNHFRVDWLTPAGLRTWGDGRTLILGTKGYIELRKYIDVGREGGGDQLYLVNGDGEKHLSLAGQVGFPFFGRLIVDCLNRTETAMTQKHAFKAAELCLKAQMAAKRLM from the coding sequence ATGCCCCAATCCGAAGGAATGAATTACGCCCCGAAGGGCAAACCGGCGCCGGTGGTGAAGGAAGGCGAGTTCGTCTTCGCCGCCGTCGGCCTCGACCACGGCCACATCTACGGCCAGTGCAACGGGCTGACCGAGGCGGGGGCCACGCTCCGCGCCGTCTACGATCCCGATCCCGCCAAGGTCGCCGCCTTCGTGGCGAAGTTCCCCCAGGCGAAGCCGGCCCCCTCCCTCGAGGCGATCCTCGACGATCCGGGGATCCAGCTCGTCGCCGCCGCCGCCGTGCCGTGCGACCGCGGCCCCCTCGGCGTCCGCGTCATGAAGGCGGGGAAGGATTACTTCACCGACAAGACCCCCTTCACCTCCCTCGACCAGCTCGACCTCGCCCGCGCGACGGCGGCCCGGACGGGGAAGAAGTACATGGTCTATTACAGCGAGCGGCTCCACGTCGAATGCGCCGTCGCCGCCGGGGACCTCATCGCCGACGGGGCGATCGGGCGGGTGGTCCAGGTCGCCGGGTTCGGCCCCCATCGCCTCGGCGATCCGGCCTCCCGGCCCGGCTGGTTCTTCGAGAAGGCGAAGTACGGCGGCATCCTCTGCGACATCGGCAGCCACCAGATCGAGCAGTACCTCTTCTACTCCGGCGCGCAGGACGCCACCGTCACCGAGGCCGCCGTGGCCAACTACGGCAATCCGGGAACGCCTGAACTCGAGGACTACGGCCACGCGAACCTCGTCGGCGACAACGGGACGACGAACCACTTCCGCGTCGATTGGCTCACCCCCGCCGGGCTCCGCACCTGGGGCGACGGGCGGACGCTGATCCTCGGGACGAAGGGCTACATCGAGCTGCGGAAGTACATCGACGTCGGCCGGGAAGGCGGCGGCGATCAGCTCTACCTCGTGAACGGCGACGGCGAGAAGCACCTCTCCCTCGCAGGCCAGGTCGGATTCCCGTTCTTCGGGAGGCTGATCGTCGACTGTCTGAATCGGACCGAGACGGCGATGACGCAGAAGCACGCGTTCAAGGCGGCGGAGTTGTGCCTCAAGGCGCAGATGGCGGCAAAGCGGCTCATGTAG